The Scleropages formosus chromosome 11, fSclFor1.1, whole genome shotgun sequence genome window below encodes:
- the afg2b gene encoding ATPase family gene 2 protein homolog B isoform X2, whose amino-acid sequence MEEMCLKVLPLDPVDLGTQRCRLGPEAMVSLGLKIGFPVRLSLSGGDCLCTAWPRSDLAEGFLQIDTKCATKDFTSLMNRNLLVSLSQIKAVTCPKVKCVRVNVVVQSEEFKKNSPVHFIQDVVKDMLRGTYVSERHVVNVRHLGTPVQLIVIERLHQSTGETGLITGKTSISVGEIQTHSKYISQQKELSSIALGGMEEVCALLKEMLNLPLNYPGTLQKLGLSCPKGVLLIGPPGVGKTTLVRSVVKEVGASLVTINGPVILGSRPGESEENLRKMFQRAAQASLDGPCVLFIDEIDSLCPKRAGSRSAPQNRTVAQLLTLMDGIGSVQRFVVIGATNQPDTLDPALRRPGRFDREVIIGVPVLNERKSILDSLTSKMALSDNVDLIALAEMTTGYVGADLSALCREAALKAIFWSSQGSHGQTVGMEHFLEAFKKVQPSCLRSSIGLTDFKPITWDQIGGLEEVKLKLKQSIEWPMKFPEAFVRLGLSRPRGILLYGPPGCAKTTLVKAAAGSSHCTFLSVSGADLFSPFVGDSEKALAQLFRQARACAPSILFLDEIDTLLGSREDSRAPHSVQARVLSVLLNEMDGVGLKTLERRGTERQKYLAEGSSDVKEEQQVCGRSYHL is encoded by the exons ATGGAGGAGATGTGTCTGAAAGTTCTCCCTTTGGATCCAGTCGACTTGGGCACACAGAGGTGCAGACTGGGCCCTGAAGCTATGGTATCTCTCGGACTCAAGATTGGCTTCCCAGTTAGATTAAGTCTGTCTGGGGGGGACTGTCTGTGTACAGCATGGCCAAGAAGTGACTTGGCTGAGGGTTTCTTGCAGATTGACACTAAATGTGCTACAAAAGATTTCACCTCGCTTATGAACAGAAACCTGCTGGTCAGCCTAAGCCAGATCAAGGCTGTGACTTGTCCAAAGGTAAAATGTGTGAGAGTAAACGTAGTTGTACAATcggaagaatttaaaaaaaattcacctgtGCATTTCATTCAGGATGTGGTGAAAGACATGCTGCGAGGCACCTATGTGTCAGAGCGGCACGTAGTTAATGTGAGGCACTTGGGAACTCCAGTTCAGTTAATTGTTATTGAACGTTTACATCAGTCCACTGGTGAGACGGGTCTCATCACCGGTAAAACAAGTATCAGTGTGGGAGAGATACAGACTCACAGCAAATACATAAGCCAGCAAAAGGAATTGTCCAGTATTGCACTGGGAGGAATGGAGGAGGTTTGTGCTTTGCTAAAAGAAATGCTAAATTTGCCACTCAACTATCCAGGAACATTGCAAAAGCTTGGCCTCTCCTGCCCTAAAGGTGTATTGCTTATTGGGCCCCCTGGGGTTGGCAAAACCACATTGGTAAGAAGTGTCGTCAAAGAGGTTGGTGCTTCTCTGGTGACAATAAATGGGCCTGTGATTCTTGGGTCAAGACCTGGAGAAAGTGAGGAAAACCTAAGAAAGATGTTCCAACGAGCTGCACAAGCTTCCCTAGATGGACCTTGTGTTCTGTTCATAGATGAAATTGATTCTTTGTGTCCAAAACGGGCTGGTTCAAGAAGTGCCCCCCAAAACAGGACTGTAGCACAGTTGTTAACACTGATGGATGGCATTGGTAGCGTGCAACGTTTTGTCGTCATTGGGGCAACCAACCAACCGGACACCTTGGATCCTGCCTTAAGGAGGCCTGGCAGATTTGACAGAGAG gTCATTATTGGTGTTCCAGTGCTTAATGAGAGGAAATCCATTTTGGACTCCTTAACTTCGAAGATGGCTCTGTCAGACAACGTGGACTTGATTGCCTTAGCAGAAATGACCACTGGATATGTAGGAGCTGACCTGAGTGCCCTCTGTAGAGAAGCAGCTTTGAAAGCCATTTTCTGGAGCTCCCAG GGTTCCCACGGTCAGACAGTAGGCATGGAACACTTTCTTGAGGCCTTCAAAAAAGTCCAGCCATCCTGTCTCAGGAGCAGTATTGGCCTGACCGATTTCAAACCTATCACTTGGGACCAAATAGGTGGTTTAGAGGAAGTCAAGTTAAAGCTGAAGCAG aGTATTGAGTGGCCCATGAAGTTCCCGGAGGCCTTTGTCAGGCTTGGTCTATCACGCCCACGTGGGATTCTATTGTATGGTCCCCCTGGATGTGCCAAGACCACTCTGGTGAAGGCTGCTGCTGGCTCTTCCCACTGCACATTTCTGTCAGTCAGTGGGGCAGACCTCTTCTCACCTTTTGTTGGAGACTCTGAAAAGGCCCTGGCTCAG CTTTTTCGCCAAGCCAGAGCATGTGCACCCTCCATTTTGTTCTTGGATGAGATCGACACTTTACTGGGCTCCCGTGAGGACAGCAGAGCACCTCACAGTGTCCAGGCTAGAGTGCTCTCTGTTCTTCTGAATGAGATGGATGGTGTGGGGCTGAAGACtctggagaggagaggaacagaGAGGCAAAAGTACCTTGCAGAGGGCTCCAGTGATGTGAAAGAGGAGCAGCAAGTGTGTGGGCGATCATATCATCTCTG A
- the afg2b gene encoding ATPase family gene 2 protein homolog B isoform X1, with translation MEEMCLKVLPLDPVDLGTQRCRLGPEAMVSLGLKIGFPVRLSLSGGDCLCTAWPRSDLAEGFLQIDTKCATKDFTSLMNRNLLVSLSQIKAVTCPKVKCVRVNVVVQSEEFKKNSPVHFIQDVVKDMLRGTYVSERHVVNVRHLGTPVQLIVIERLHQSTGETGLITGKTSISVGEIQTHSKYISQQKELSSIALGGMEEVCALLKEMLNLPLNYPGTLQKLGLSCPKGVLLIGPPGVGKTTLVRSVVKEVGASLVTINGPVILGSRPGESEENLRKMFQRAAQASLDGPCVLFIDEIDSLCPKRAGSRSAPQNRTVAQLLTLMDGIGSVQRFVVIGATNQPDTLDPALRRPGRFDREVIIGVPVLNERKSILDSLTSKMALSDNVDLIALAEMTTGYVGADLSALCREAALKAIFWSSQGSHGQTVGMEHFLEAFKKVQPSCLRSSIGLTDFKPITWDQIGGLEEVKLKLKQSIEWPMKFPEAFVRLGLSRPRGILLYGPPGCAKTTLVKAAAGSSHCTFLSVSGADLFSPFVGDSEKALAQLFRQARACAPSILFLDEIDTLLGSREDSRAPHSVQARVLSVLLNEMDGVGLKTLERRGTERQKYLAEGSSDVKEEQQMEYHEVCNKDVIIVAATNRPGVIDNALLRPGRLDKIIYVPPPDLEARLAILKICTEKMPLEEDVSLKELAEETHLFSGADLENLCKEAALLTLQEESMEASTIKHQYFQKSLQSMRPSLSTQQIEHYQHLFMS, from the exons ATGGAGGAGATGTGTCTGAAAGTTCTCCCTTTGGATCCAGTCGACTTGGGCACACAGAGGTGCAGACTGGGCCCTGAAGCTATGGTATCTCTCGGACTCAAGATTGGCTTCCCAGTTAGATTAAGTCTGTCTGGGGGGGACTGTCTGTGTACAGCATGGCCAAGAAGTGACTTGGCTGAGGGTTTCTTGCAGATTGACACTAAATGTGCTACAAAAGATTTCACCTCGCTTATGAACAGAAACCTGCTGGTCAGCCTAAGCCAGATCAAGGCTGTGACTTGTCCAAAGGTAAAATGTGTGAGAGTAAACGTAGTTGTACAATcggaagaatttaaaaaaaattcacctgtGCATTTCATTCAGGATGTGGTGAAAGACATGCTGCGAGGCACCTATGTGTCAGAGCGGCACGTAGTTAATGTGAGGCACTTGGGAACTCCAGTTCAGTTAATTGTTATTGAACGTTTACATCAGTCCACTGGTGAGACGGGTCTCATCACCGGTAAAACAAGTATCAGTGTGGGAGAGATACAGACTCACAGCAAATACATAAGCCAGCAAAAGGAATTGTCCAGTATTGCACTGGGAGGAATGGAGGAGGTTTGTGCTTTGCTAAAAGAAATGCTAAATTTGCCACTCAACTATCCAGGAACATTGCAAAAGCTTGGCCTCTCCTGCCCTAAAGGTGTATTGCTTATTGGGCCCCCTGGGGTTGGCAAAACCACATTGGTAAGAAGTGTCGTCAAAGAGGTTGGTGCTTCTCTGGTGACAATAAATGGGCCTGTGATTCTTGGGTCAAGACCTGGAGAAAGTGAGGAAAACCTAAGAAAGATGTTCCAACGAGCTGCACAAGCTTCCCTAGATGGACCTTGTGTTCTGTTCATAGATGAAATTGATTCTTTGTGTCCAAAACGGGCTGGTTCAAGAAGTGCCCCCCAAAACAGGACTGTAGCACAGTTGTTAACACTGATGGATGGCATTGGTAGCGTGCAACGTTTTGTCGTCATTGGGGCAACCAACCAACCGGACACCTTGGATCCTGCCTTAAGGAGGCCTGGCAGATTTGACAGAGAG gTCATTATTGGTGTTCCAGTGCTTAATGAGAGGAAATCCATTTTGGACTCCTTAACTTCGAAGATGGCTCTGTCAGACAACGTGGACTTGATTGCCTTAGCAGAAATGACCACTGGATATGTAGGAGCTGACCTGAGTGCCCTCTGTAGAGAAGCAGCTTTGAAAGCCATTTTCTGGAGCTCCCAG GGTTCCCACGGTCAGACAGTAGGCATGGAACACTTTCTTGAGGCCTTCAAAAAAGTCCAGCCATCCTGTCTCAGGAGCAGTATTGGCCTGACCGATTTCAAACCTATCACTTGGGACCAAATAGGTGGTTTAGAGGAAGTCAAGTTAAAGCTGAAGCAG aGTATTGAGTGGCCCATGAAGTTCCCGGAGGCCTTTGTCAGGCTTGGTCTATCACGCCCACGTGGGATTCTATTGTATGGTCCCCCTGGATGTGCCAAGACCACTCTGGTGAAGGCTGCTGCTGGCTCTTCCCACTGCACATTTCTGTCAGTCAGTGGGGCAGACCTCTTCTCACCTTTTGTTGGAGACTCTGAAAAGGCCCTGGCTCAG CTTTTTCGCCAAGCCAGAGCATGTGCACCCTCCATTTTGTTCTTGGATGAGATCGACACTTTACTGGGCTCCCGTGAGGACAGCAGAGCACCTCACAGTGTCCAGGCTAGAGTGCTCTCTGTTCTTCTGAATGAGATGGATGGTGTGGGGCTGAAGACtctggagaggagaggaacagaGAGGCAAAAGTACCTTGCAGAGGGCTCCAGTGATGTGAAAGAGGAGCAGCAA ATGGAATACCATGAAGTCTGCAACAAGGATGTGATAATAGTGGCTGCAACAAACAGACCAGGTGTCATAGATAATGCTCTTCTGCGACCAGGAAGATTAGATAAGATCATTTATGTGCCACCCCCTGATCTAGAG GCACGCCTGGCCATTCTGAAGATTTGCACTGAGAAGATGCCACTGGAGGAGGATGTCTCTCTGAAAGAGCTGGCAGAGGAAACACACTTGTTTTCAGGGGCTGACTTGGAGAATCTTTGtaaagag GCAGCCCTATTGACCCTTCAAGAGGAAAGCATGGAGGCATCCACAATAAAACACCAGTACTTCCAGAAATCACTCCAAAGTATGAGACCTTCCCTCAGCACCCAGCAAATAGAACATTATCAACATCTGTTTATGAGCTGA
- the c11h15orf48 gene encoding normal mucosa of esophagus-specific gene 1 protein, producing MSGFINLLKKKKELIPLIGFMAFAATGATTASLYFLFTKPDVILNKTNNPEPWEKLDPSKPQKLLTVNQQWKPVEELQLVKSITK from the exons ATGTCtggatttattaatttgttgaaaaagaagaaggag TTGATTCCTCTGATTGGATTTATGGCGTTTGCAGCAACGGGCGCCACGACTGCCTCCCTTTACTTCTTATTCACAAAGCCAGACGTGAT TCTTAACAAGACAAACAACCCAGAGCCCTGGGAGAAACTCGATCCTTCAAAGCCTCAGAAg CTCCTCACCGTCAACCAGCAGTGGAAACCCgtggaggagctgcagctggtgAAGAGCATCACCAAGTGA